A region of Saccharomyces kudriavzevii IFO 1802 strain IFO1802 genome assembly, chromosome: 14 DNA encodes the following proteins:
- the MLF3 gene encoding Mlf3p (similar to Saccharomyces cerevisiae VHS2 (YIL135C) and MLF3 (YNL074C); ancestral locus Anc_2.222) → MCVYQSNSNNSNPSFIFERTVQDANSSDLFLQPPVSASNTAHSSRSNSSYSLQSVFPIPISSSKTKTPSLRKNSNNVSSPLDNIIPTSRSVSNSTTSSLAHQEYIVNPISNMHHHHHRRRTLENSVAPALDASCSIVNDENTSLSDVDMVYSRRSSSTVGLNMALLGRTNSATFPSSEFSPTSSDLKLSRSHSHSAASRPTLNSGNNSGMPNKASNGEPKSRILRFYSYVDMLNDEKLSQTNNAPSGRPSLKSQAYSCPFLLKQSQPQPYSSSSATTTFSNPFIKSTEFQSGSPYVSPQQTARRYSNNTNNTSKSPKNQSSSILLQKKSVLSNTERLASLRRNPRFQIESSDSEEEDLAMDMLEPSFPSASSLRSSANLASNPELANQIPLSSSSSYTAIAKSTPLSSDPSYVSSSNTLNSDHELRIEKVSEVLKRKVSNSGFSTDMNS, encoded by the coding sequence ATGTGTGTGTACCAGTCAAATTCGAACAATAGTAATCCCTCCTTTATTTTCGAAAGAACCGTGCAGGACGCAAACTCAAGCGATCTATTCCTTCAACCCCCGGTTTCCGCTTCCAACACGGCTCATAGTTCAAGATCCAACAGTTCTTACAGCTTGCAAAGCGTTTTTCCTATCCCCATCTCTAGTAGCAAGACCAAAACTCCGTCGTTGAGGAAGAACTCTAATAATGTCTCCTCTCCCTTAGATAACATCATACCAACGTCCAGGTCGGTGTCGAATTCCACCACAAGCTCGCTGGCACACCAAGAGTACATCGTGAACCCTATTTCTAATATgcatcaccatcatcatcgccGTCGTACCTTAGAGAACTCCGTGGCCCCAGCTTTGGACGCAAGTTGCTCGATAGTGAACGATGAGAATACTAGCCTGAGCGATGTCGACATGGTTTATTCAAGAAGATCTTCTTCCACTGTTGGCTTAAACATGGCCTTATTAGGTAGAACAAATAGCGCTACTTTCCCGTCATCGGAGTTCTCCCCAACTTCTTCAGATCTCAAACTTTCAAGATCTCATTCCCATTCCGCCGCTAGCCGTCCCACGTTAAATAGCGGCAATAACTCTGGGATGCCCAACAAAGCATCAAATGGCGAACCTAAGAGTAGAATCCTAAGATTTTACTCTTATGTCGATATGctaaatgatgaaaaactttcaCAGACAAATAATGCCCCTTCAGGTAGGCCATCGTTAAAATCTCAAGCATATTCATGCCCTTTCCTTCTCAAGCAATCTCAGCCACAACcttattcttcttcctcgGCAACAACGACGTTTTCCAATCCCTTTATTAAAAGTACGGAGTTCCAATCGGGTTCTCCTTACGTATCCCCTCAGCAAACTGCTAGACGATATTctaataatactaataacACCTCCAAATCACCAAAAAACCAGTCGTCTTCAATTctattacaaaaaaaatccgtTTTGTCAAACACGGAACGTCTAGCAAGTCTAAGAAGAAACCCTAGATTCCAAATAGAATCAAGCGACagcgaagaagaagatttagCGATGGATATGTTAGAGCCCTCGTTCCCCTCAGCCTCTTCTTTACGTTCAAGTGCAAATTTGGCAAGTAATCCCGAATTAGCAAACCAGATACCCTtatcgtcgtcatcgtcataCACAGCGATAGCAAAGTCTACGCCCTTGTCGAGTGATCCTTCATACGTCTCCTCTTCTAACACATTAAATTCTGACCATGAGttaagaattgaaaaagttagTGAAGTACTCAAgagaaaagtttcaaacAGTGGATTTTCAACTGATATGAACAGTTAA
- the MSK1 gene encoding lysine--tRNA ligase MSK1 (similar to Saccharomyces cerevisiae MSK1 (YNL073W); ancestral locus Anc_2.223), whose protein sequence is MNGLWKRRTLTLAPRWLWRRCRSSKSSRLYSLAHAVDTSKMEATRRNAQIAKDLARFYPSMSEPALRELCHGYEEISIGKFNEKFLNDPLVLNYEDNRNWLLAVTGRIKNIRFSGQKIVFIDLYNASDGLINESQLQMIVNYNQIGENGEDKVHFQEHMNFLKKGDYIKAFGYPGFSQSRRKMLSLKCNRLPVILSVSQLPLPSRLNDETKIKSNRVIDYQLNGTQTLLTRAHIIKLLRRFLDDKGFVEVETPILSSKSNGAMAKPFITSSKDFDHLELRIAPELWLKRLVISGVQKVYEIGKAFRNESIDSTHNPEFSTLEFYETFMSMDDLIARTEELFQFLIVNLRKFFQDSHLAVPKTFNELYLALCKNDWKFEKIEFLPTLSKELGVDLMAPELDISSSEELLKILPKAVTSKYFSSADGAEQLSSLQILNKLSDVFLEQCHCQSILPVIIYHQPTILSPLAKTDPRNNQITKRFEVFIEGKEYINAYEEENCPQLQLEKFLQQKQISESTENKTETLSPVIDHQYIEAMKFGMPPIGGFGLGVDRLCMLFCGKKRIEEVLPFGCVDDVNRQ, encoded by the coding sequence ATGAATGGGCTATGGAAAAGACGCACTTTGACACTTGCGCCCAGATGGTTGTGGCGAAGGTGTCGCAGCAGCAAAAGCAGTAGGCTGTATTCGCTGGCACATGCTGTCGATACAAGCAAGATGGAGGCGACAAGGAGGAACGCTCAGATTGCGAAGGACTTGGCCAGGTTCTATCCGTCAATGTCTGAGCCAGCGCTGCGTGAATTATGCCATGGTTATGAGGAGATCAGCATCGGTAAATTCAATGAGAAATTCCTTAACGACCCACTGGTTTTAAATTATGAGGATAATCGCAACTGGTTACTTGCTGTTACCGGTAGGATCAAAAACATTAGATTTTCCGGCCAGAAAATTGTATTTATCGATTTGTACAATGCCAGCGATGGATTAATAAACGAATCCCAACTGCAAATGATCGTGAACTATAATCAAATCGGTGAGAATGGTGAAGATAAAGTGCACTTCCAAGAGcatatgaattttttgaagaaaggtGACTATATCAAGGCCTTTGGGTATCCCGGGTTTTCTCAATCCAGACGCAAGATGTTATCGTTAAAATGTAATAGGCTACCTGTAATCCTGTCAGTTTCGCAACTACCGTTGCCTTCCAGATTGAATGATGAAACCAAGATCAAGTCGAATAGAGTAATTGACTATCAGTTAAATGGCACACAGACATTATTAACAAGGGCACACATTATAAAACTCTTGAGAAGGTTTTTGGATGATAAAGGTTTTGTTGAAGTGGAAACACCGATACTATCATCGAAGTCCAACGGCGCTATGGCAAAGCCTTTTATTACGTCATCCAAGGATTTCGATCATTTAGAACTGCGTATTGCTCCAGAATTATGGCTGAAAAGACTTGTTATAAGTGGCGTACAAAAAGTGTATGAAATAGGGAAGGCCTTTAGGAATGAAAGCATCGATTCTACGCATAATCCTGAGTTTTCCACTTTGGAATTTTACGAAACATTCATGTCGATGGACGATTTAATTGCAAGAACCGAGGAATTATTCCAGTTTTTGATCGTAAACTTACGAAAATTCTTCCAAGATTCTCATTTGGCCGTCCCAAAGACTTTCAATGAATTGTACCTTGCATTATGCAAGAACGATTGGAAGTTCGAAAAGATTGAGTTCTTGCCGACTTTAAGTAAAGAACTCGGTGTCGACTTAATGGCTCCCGAATTGGATATTAGTAGCTCAGAAGAACTCTTGAAGATTTTACCAAAAGCCGTTACAagtaaatatttttcttctgcaGACGGCGCTGAACAATTATCTTCACTACAAATCTTGAATAAGCTATCGGACGTTTTCCTGGAACAGTGCCATTGTCAGTCGATCTTGCCCGTGATAATATACCATCAGCCTACGATATTATCACCCTTGGCCAAAACTGATCCACGCAATAACCAAATCACCAAGAGATTCGAAGTTTTCATCGAGGGCAAGGAATACATAAACGCCTACGAGGAGGAAAATTGCCCTCAATTGCAACTGGAGAAGTTTCTACaacaaaagcaaataaGCGAATCGACAGAAAACAAGACTGAGACATTGTCACCGGTTATTGACCACCAATACATTGAAGCAATGAAATTTGGTATGCCTCCAATTGGCGGCTTTGGCCTCGGTGTAGATAGGCTTTGTATGCTATTTTGCggtaagaaaagaatagaaGAGGTCTTGCCCTTCGGTTGTGTGGACGATGTAAACAGACAGTAA
- the RNH201 gene encoding ribonuclease H2 catalytic subunit RNH201 (similar to Saccharomyces cerevisiae RNH201 (YNL072W); ancestral locus Anc_2.224) — MIPPTVEASLRSPFTKSYFSPVPAALLEQNDSPVIMGIDEAGRGPVMGPMVYAVAYSTREYQDEIVIPNYEFDDSKKLTDPVRRKLFAKMYEDNEELTQIGYATTCITPLDISRGMSKFPPTRNYNLNEQAHDVTMALIDGVTKQNVKLDHVYVDTVGPPTSYQKKLEQRFPDIKFTVAKKADSLYCMVSVASVVAKVTRDILVESLKRDPDEVIGSGYPSDPKTVAWLKRNQTSLMGWTTDMVRFSWQTCQTLLDDPTRHSVIIKWEEQYMDSRKNAAQKTRQLQLQMVAKSARRKRLRTLDNWYQ, encoded by the coding sequence ATGATACCGCCGACTGTAGAAGCCTCTTTGAGGTCCCCGTTTACCAAATCATACTTTTCACCTGTTCCAGCAGCGCTTTTGGAACAGAATGATTCGCCAGTGATAATGGGTATCGACGAAGCAGGTAGAGGACCCGTGATGGGACCTATGGTCTACGCCGTGGCGTATTCTACAAGAGAGTACCAGGACGAAATCGTAATTCCCAACTACGAGTTTGATGACTCTAAAAAACTTACAGATCCCGTCAGGAGAAAGCTGTTTGCCAAGATGTATGAAGACAACGAAGAACTAACTCAGATCGGCTACGCGACCACGTGCATCACCCCATTGGACATTTCTCGAGGAATGAGCAAGTTCCCACCAACAAGAAACTACAACTTGAACGAGCAGGCACACGACGTGACAATGGCCCTCATCGACGGCGTGACGAAGCAGAACGTTAAGCTAGATCACGTGTACGTGGACACCGTCGGACCACCAACGTCCTACCAGAAGAAACTAGAGCAGCGATTCCCAGACATCAAGTTCACAGTCGCCAAGAAAGCAGATTCCCTATACTGCATGGTCAGTGTGGCGAGTGTCGTGGCGAAAGTGACCAGAGACATACTCGTTGAATCCCTCAAGAGGGACCCCGATGAGGTCATAGGTTCTGGATACCCCTCCGACCCGAAGACAGTGGCATGGCTGAAGCGAAACCAGACAAGTCTTATGGGATGGACCACTGACATGGTGAGGTTTTCGTGGCAGACGTGCCAGACCCTCTTGGACGACCCTACTAGACACAGCGTCATTATCAAGTGGGAAGAACAATACATGGACAGCAGGAAGAACGCCGCGCAAAAGACCAGACAGTTGCAGCTCCAGATGGTTGCCAAGTCCGCCAGGAGAAAGAGGCTCAGAACTCTGGACAACTGGTACCAGTAA
- the LAT1 gene encoding dihydrolipoyllysine-residue acetyltransferase (similar to Saccharomyces cerevisiae LAT1 (YNL071W); ancestral locus Anc_2.225), giving the protein MSAFVRVLPRISRSSVLTRSLRLQLRCYASYPEHTIIGMPALSPTMTQGNLAVWSKKEGDQLAPGEVIAEIETDKAQMDFEFQEDGYLAKILVPEGTKDIPVNKPIAVYVEDKNDVPAFKDFKLEDSGSDTKANTKAQPAEPQAEKKQEAPSEGSKTSIPEAKKTSDTAPQGRIFASPLAKTIALENNISLKDVQGTGPRGRIIKADIDSYLENSSKQPSVTSGGPAVASGAGASSTPSPSSTASYEDVPISTMRSIIGERLLQSTQGIPSYIVSSKISVSKLLKLRQSLNATANDKYKLSINDLLVKAITVAAKRVPDANAYWLPNENVIRKFKNVDVSVAVATPTGLLTPIVKNCEAKGLLQISHEIKELVKRARINKLAPEEFQGGTICISNMGMNNAVNMFTSIINPPQSTILAIATVERVAVEDAAAENGFSFDNQVAITGTFDHRTIDGAKGAEFMKELKTVIENPLEMLL; this is encoded by the coding sequence ATGTCTGCATTTGTCAGGGTGCTTCCAAGAATATCCAGAAGCTCGGTGCTCACTAGATCATTGAGACTGCAATTGAGATGCTACGCATCGTACCCAGAGCACACCATCATTGGTATGCCCGCACTGTCCCCCACGATGACCCAAGGTAATCTGGCCGTTTGGTCCAAGAAGGAAGGTGACCAATTGGCCCCCGGTGAAGTGATTGCCGAAATTGAAACTGACAAGGCCCAGATGGATTTCGAATTCCAAGAAGACGGTTACTTGGCCAAGATCCTGGTCCCTGAGGGTACGAAGGACATTCCCGTTAATAAACCCATTGCTGTGTACGTAGAGGATAAGAATGATGTGCCAGCTTTCAAGGATTTCAAGCTGGAAGACTCGGGTTCCGATACAAAGGCCAACACGAAGGCTCAGCCAGCTGAGCCACAGgcagaaaagaaacaggAGGCACCATCCGAAGGGTCCAAGACTTCCATCCCCGAGGCTAAGAAAACCAGTGACACTGCTCCTCAAGGCAGAATTTTTGCCTCCCCACTGGCAAAAACTATCGccttggaaaataatatctCCTTGAAAGATGTCCAAGGCACGGGACCTCGCGGTAGAATCATCAAGGCTGATATTGACTCATACCTAGAAAATTCGTCCAAGCAACCTTCCGTGACCAGTGGCGGACCTGCTGTTGCCTCAGGGGCTGGTGCCAGTTCTACTCCATCACCTTCTTCTACAGCATCATACGAAGATGTCCCAATCTCGACCATGAGAAGCATCATTGGAGAACGTTTGCTGCAATCCACTCAGGGCATTCCATCATATATCGTTTCCTCCAAGATATCTGTCTCCAAGCTTTTGAAGTTGAGACAATCCTTGAATGCTACGGCAAACGACAAGTACAAACTATCCATCAACGACCTACTAGTCAAAGCCATTACTGTTGCAGCTAAGAGAGTTCCGGACGCTAATGCCTACTGGTTGCCTAATGAAAACGTCATTCGTAAGTTCAAGAATGTTGATGTTTCTGTCGCGGTCGCTACACCAACTGGTTTGCTGACCCCGATCGTTAAAAACTGTGAGGCTAAGGGTTTGTTGCAGATCTCCCATGAAATCAAGGAATTGGTCAAGCGTGCCAGAATAAACAAACTGGCTCCAGAGGAGTTCCAGGGTGGCACCATCTGCATCTCCAATATGGGCATGAATAATGCAGTAAACATGTTCACTTCCATCATCAACCCACCGCAGTCTACGATCCTGGCAATTGCCACCGTTGAAAGAGTCGCCGTGGAAGACGCTGCCGCAGAAAACGGATTCTCCTTCGATAACCAGGTCGCTATAACAGGGACCTTTGATCATAGAACCATCGACGGCGCCAAAGGTGCCGAGTTcatgaaagaattgaaaactgtCATCGAAAATCCTTTGGAAATGCTattataa
- the RPL16B gene encoding 60S ribosomal protein uL13 (similar to Saccharomyces cerevisiae RPL16A (YIL133C) and RPL16B (YNL069C); ancestral locus Anc_2.228), with protein sequence MSQPVVVIDAKDHLLGRLASTVAKQVLNGQKIVVVRAEALNISGEFFRNKLKYHDFLRKATAFNKTRGPFHFRAPSRILYKAIRGMVSHKTARGKAALERLKIFEGIPPPYDKKKRVVVPQALRVLRLKPGRKYTTLGKLSTSVGWKYEDVVAKLEDKRKVSSAEYYAKKRAFTKKVSSASAAASESDVAKQLASFGY encoded by the exons ATGTCTCAACCAGTCGTTGTTATTGATG CTAAGGATCATTTGTTGGGTCGTTTGGCCTCCACTGTTGCCAAGCAAGTATTGAACGGTCAAAAGATTGTTGTTGTCAGAGCCGAAGCTTTGAACATTTCTGGTGAATTCTTCAGAAACAAGTTGAAGTACCACGACTTTTTGAGAAAGGCTACTGCTTTCAACAAGACCCGTGGTCCATTTCATTTCAGAGCTCCATCTAGAATTCTTTACAAGGCTATTCGTGGTATGGTTTCCCACAAGACCGCTCGTGGTAAGGCTGCCTTGGAACGTTTAAAGATCTTCGAAGGTATTCCACCTCCATAcgacaagaagaagagagtTGTTGTTCCTCAAGCTTTGAGAGTTTTGAGATTGAAGCCAGGGAGAAAGTACACCACTTTGGGTAAGTTGTCTACTTCCGTTGGCTGGAAATACGAGGATGTTGTTGCCAAATTAGAAGACAAGAGAAAGGTCAGTTCTGCTGAATACTACGCCAAGAAGAGAGCTTTCACAAAGAAGGTCTCTTCTGCCTCTGCTGCTGCTTCTGAATCTGATGTTGCTAAGCAATTAGCTTCTTTCGGTTACTAA
- the FKH2 gene encoding forkhead family transcription factor FKH2 (similar to Saccharomyces cerevisiae FKH1 (YIL131C) and FKH2 (YNL068C); ancestral locus Anc_2.230), which yields MSSSNFNEMNGLNITQTHHGNTKYTAQDHQGVVNAIISSLTVPDQPTTVSLQYSNDKNMATEIQAYAKLSGPNWTYYVKDLEVSIGRNTEPLNNPLQENTDGVKTPYRVNIDLGPAKVVSRKHAIIKYNMNIGGWELHVLGRNGAKVNFQRTHNGPNNPSIRLSSGTLLDIGGTQMMFILPDSDPVIAPTCIEHLMPNLINMYGLDGNNNALLRDIIKQSNYAKQTQLTSNQQIKGFKLYGSGTSDPFGNGANMGPNEQGFFSNNNNSNKANNSCFTSANESYADKAAPANTINQQTVSPQCPSNTIIAANFVDSYKSANAYPQALDFTSDLSHDENRNVKPPHSYATMITQAILSSAEGVISLADIYKYISSNYAYYRFAKSGWQNSIRHNLSLNKAFEKVPRRPNEPGKGMKWRISESYQQEFLSKWNTGKVGKIRRGSSVARQLQLHMAKFNTLPMEMDYRLSQPPKRQLQSHNVLEIANSNIIEGFVPHIPPQANLPPPQQSQPPAQPPQSQRQEIQFTFTDSQNRNIALARPINTPQLQTSNSNSNPNCKSNPNDLNGYKESLHPPVISISQMNRQSPNNALVSFTNACATSKIINSNSDSNNNPPANNSNNRKINLPAISTSSPDENSNLEPTTTASSGNSNLEHPSVTTTSSLAPNNLHLSQPYDTLLRSPTKAFHITAMEAYTPERGSANRTKSPLHSNNNNSNNNNGTNHSNLQTNGMENKQMGPVLESNVLKNMESNNDNRRLTPSTSKSQNVKSSPGVWNLLQFSSVNNTPATNSGSNKKGSSTNQDTKTIDNENALSEKSSDTNSNDLETKDVNSSPLKNQGRGAANAKELILDTDGAKISIMNN from the coding sequence ATGTCCAGCAGCAATTTCAACGAGATGAACGGACTGAATATTACTCAAACGCATCATGGAAACACAAAATATACCGCTCAGGACCACCAAGGCGTAGTCAACGCTATCATCTCCTCGCTTACGGTCCCAGATCAACCTACTACTGTGTCATTACAATACTCCAATGACAAGAACATGGCTACGGAGATTCAAGCCTATGCTAAACTATCCGGGCCTAACTGGACCTATTATGTGAAAGATTTAGAGGTTTCCATCGGCAGAAACACTGAACCCCTCAACAACCCTCTGCAGGAAAACACGGACGGCGTAAAGACCCCATACCGAGTGAATATCGATCTTGGACCAGCCAAAGTCGTCTCTAGAAAACATGCCATaataaaatataatatGAACATAGGCGGTTGGGAATTACATGTATTGGGCCGTAACGGTGCTAAagtaaattttcaaaggaCTCACAATGGCCCAAATAACCCCTCTATTCGATTGTCTTCAGGAACTTTACTCGATATTGGTGGCACACAAATGATGTTCATCCTGCCCGATAGTGACCCGGTGATTGCTCCCACTTGTATAGAGCATTTAATGCCTAACTTGATAAACATGTACGGGTTGGATGGTAACAACAACGCTTTACTAAGAGACATTATCAAACAATCCAACTATGCTAAGCAAACACAGCTAACTTCTAATCAACAGATCAAGGGCTTTAAACTTTACGGAAGCGGTACCAGTGACCCCTTTGGAAATGGAGCAAACATGGGTCCCAATGAGCAAGGCTTTttcagcaacaacaacaacagcaataaGGCCAACAACAGCTGCTTTACATCCGCAAACGAAAGTTATGCAGACAAGGCAGCCCCAGCCAACACCATCAATCAACAAACCGTTTCTCCACAATGCCCTTCAAATACCATTATTGCCGCAAACTTTGTTGATTCGTATAAATCTGCCAATGCTTATCCTCAAGCTCTGGATTTCACTTCTGATTTATCCCACGATGAGAACAGGAACGTTAAACCACCTCATTCATACGCGACCATGATTACACAAGCCATATTATCTTCTGCAGAGGGTGTCATCTCATTAGCCGACATctacaaatatatatcttCAAATTATGCCTATTACAGGTTCGCCAAATCCGGCTGGCAAAACTCCATTAGACATAATCTATCACTCAATAAggcatttgaaaaagttccAAGAAGACCTAATGAACCAGGTAAAGGTATGAAATGGAGAATCAGCGAGTCTTATCAGCAAGAGTTTTTAAGCAAATGGAATACAGGTAAAGTGGGGAAAATAAGACGTGGATCTTCGGTGGCAAGACAATTGCAATTGCATATGGCCAAATTTAACACGTTACCCATGGAAATGGACTATAGGTTGTCACAACCACCTAAACGACAACTGCAATCCCACAATGTTTTAGAAATAGCCAATAGTAACATTATAGAAGGGTTTGTACCACATATACCACCACAGGCAAACCTTCCTCCACCGCAACAATCTCAACCACCAGCACAGCCACCACAATCACAACGCCAAGAAATTCAATTCACATTTACAGATTCACAAAACCGAAATATAGCATTAGCAAGACCTATCAACACACCGCAACTACAAACCTCCAactcaaattcaaatccaaattgTAAATCAAATCCAAATGACTTGAACGGGTACAAGGAATCGCTTCACCCTCCTGTAATATCAATTTCACAAATGAATAGACAATCTCCAAACAATGCGCTAGTCTCGTTTACTAATGCATGCGCTACttccaaaataataaacagCAATAGCGATAGCAATAACAACCCCCCAGCCAACAATAGcaacaatagaaaaataaacttgCCTGCTATATCCACATCTTCACCTGACGAGAACAGCAATTTAGAGCCAACAACGACTGCATCATCTGGGAACTCTAACCTAGAGCACCCGAGTGTCACGACGACTTCTTCATTAGCACCAAACAACCTCCACCTTTCTCAGCCTTATGATACACTGTTACGGTCTCCCACGAAGGCATTTCATATTACTGCAATGGAGGCTTATACACCAGAAAGAGGCAGTGCTAACCGCACGAAATCACCTCTTCATagtaacaacaataatagtaataataacaacgGTACAAACCATTCTAATTTACAAACTAATGGAATGGAGAACAAGCAAATGGGCCCAGTATTGGAATCTAacgttttgaagaatatggAATCAAACAATGATAATAGGCGGCTGACTCCATCAACAAGTAAGTCGCAGAATGTGAAGAGCTCACCAGGTGTTTGGAATTTGCTGCAATTTAGCTCTGTGAACAACACACCTGCCACTAATAGCGGAAGTAATAAGAAAGGATCTTCCACAAACCAAGATACGAAGACCATTGACAACGAGAATGCCCTTTCAGAAAAGAGTTCCGACACAAACTCAAATGATCTTGAAACAAAGGATGTTAATTCTTCACCTTTGAAGAACCAAGGCCGCGGTGCCGCGAATGCCAAAGAACTGATATTAGATACGGATGGTGCGAAAATCAGTATTATGAACAACTAA